One region of Micromonospora ureilytica genomic DNA includes:
- a CDS encoding helix-turn-helix domain-containing protein — MAATGTATSTEKGRRIVGAERQTLAKDLVKRYTSGESIRALAASTGRSYGFIHRVLTESGVQLRQRGGARRRKKA, encoded by the coding sequence ATGGCAGCCACTGGCACAGCCACCAGCACTGAGAAGGGTCGCCGGATCGTCGGAGCCGAGCGTCAGACGCTCGCCAAGGACCTGGTAAAGCGGTACACCTCGGGGGAGAGCATCCGCGCGTTGGCGGCCTCGACCGGCCGTTCCTACGGGTTCATCCACCGAGTGCTCACCGAGTCCGGGGTGCAGCTGCGTCAGCGCGGTGGTGCCCGGCGCCGCAAGAAGGCGTGA
- a CDS encoding DUF692 domain-containing protein: MTGPSGVGIGWRPEIAGFVAELPGLRFVEVVAEGVPASGPLPSGLTQLRERAVTVVPHGVRLSLGGTEPVDRARVAHLAAVAQRLDAPLVSEHIAFVRAGGLEAGHLLPLPRSREAVDAVCANVARAQAELPVPIALEPIAALVDWPDDELDEADFLTEILDRTGALLLLDVANVHANARNRGADPLTLLDRLPLERVAYAHVAGGAEHGGFYHDTHTDPVPAEVLELVGALCARRRPPALLLERDGHYPPAAELRAELDALAAAAGFPAVT; the protein is encoded by the coding sequence ATGACCGGCCCGTCCGGCGTCGGCATCGGCTGGCGTCCGGAGATCGCCGGCTTCGTGGCCGAGCTGCCCGGCCTGCGCTTCGTCGAGGTGGTGGCCGAGGGGGTACCCGCGTCCGGGCCGCTCCCGTCCGGCCTGACCCAGCTGCGGGAACGCGCGGTGACAGTCGTACCGCATGGGGTGCGGCTCTCCCTCGGCGGCACCGAGCCGGTCGACAGGGCCCGGGTCGCCCACCTGGCCGCGGTGGCGCAACGCCTGGACGCCCCGCTGGTCAGCGAGCACATCGCGTTCGTCCGGGCGGGCGGACTGGAGGCCGGCCACCTGCTGCCGCTGCCGCGCAGCCGGGAAGCCGTCGACGCGGTCTGCGCCAACGTGGCGCGGGCACAGGCCGAGCTTCCGGTGCCGATCGCGCTGGAACCGATCGCCGCGTTGGTGGACTGGCCCGACGACGAGCTGGACGAGGCGGACTTCCTCACCGAGATCCTCGACCGGACCGGGGCACTGCTGCTGCTGGACGTGGCCAACGTGCACGCCAACGCCCGCAACCGGGGCGCCGACCCGCTCACGTTGCTGGACCGCCTGCCGTTGGAGCGGGTCGCGTACGCCCACGTGGCCGGCGGCGCCGAGCACGGCGGTTTCTACCACGACACCCACACCGACCCGGTGCCGGCGGAGGTGCTGGAGCTGGTCGGCGCGCTCTGCGCCCGGCGGCGACCGCCGGCGCTGCTGCTGGAGCGCGACGGCCACTACCCGCCGGCCGCCGAACTCCGCGCCGAACTGGACGCCCTGGCCGCCGCCGCGGGCTTCCCGGCCGTGACATGA
- a CDS encoding cadmium resistance transporter, with product MIDLLSTAGAAAVVFAATDIDDIVILTLFFVAARATGQPRTWEIVAGQYLGIGALALASAVIAGGLLVVPDPWTGLLGLLPIALGVRALRGSGDDQTPAVVTGALGVAGVTIANGADNVAVYVPVFRALGVADSAVFLLVFVLLIALWCVAGAWLGGHRRVVRLVERAGAWLVPTIFVAIGLVILVSSGVLGRLADLLG from the coding sequence GTGATCGACCTGTTGAGCACCGCCGGCGCGGCGGCGGTGGTCTTCGCCGCCACCGATATCGACGACATCGTCATCCTGACGCTGTTCTTCGTCGCAGCCCGCGCCACCGGCCAACCCCGCACCTGGGAAATTGTCGCCGGACAATACCTCGGCATCGGCGCGCTCGCGCTGGCCAGCGCGGTGATCGCGGGTGGACTCCTGGTGGTGCCCGACCCGTGGACGGGGTTGCTCGGCCTGCTGCCGATCGCGCTCGGCGTACGCGCACTGCGGGGTTCGGGCGACGACCAGACGCCCGCGGTCGTCACCGGAGCGCTCGGCGTGGCCGGGGTGACGATCGCGAACGGCGCCGACAACGTCGCGGTCTACGTACCCGTCTTCCGGGCCCTTGGCGTGGCCGACAGCGCGGTGTTCCTGCTGGTCTTCGTGCTGCTGATCGCCCTGTGGTGCGTGGCCGGGGCCTGGCTGGGCGGGCACCGGAGGGTCGTCCGCCTGGTCGAGCGGGCCGGCGCCTGGCTGGTGCCGACGATCTTCGTCGCCATCGGGCTGGTGATCCTGGTCAGCTCCGGTGTGCTCGGCCGACTGGCCGACCTGCTCGGTTGA
- a CDS encoding ABC transporter ATP-binding protein, with product MSGGGMVGWSMLRSMRSRDEVSAHRLKRGVARRIVAFAQPYRRDIIVFLATVVLAAIIGVATPVLAGDVINAINRGGTEAGRLVVRLALFIAALAVADALLSLAQRWYSARIGEGIIFNLRTRVYDHVQRMPLQFFTRTQTGALVSRLNNDVLGAQRAFTSTLSGVVSNVIQLVLTAAVMFTLSWQITALSLVLLPIFIIPARRVGRRLADITREAYNLDAKMSATMTERFGVAGALLVKLFGQPEIEARRFADRAERVRDIGIQSAMYSRTFFVAMLLVASLAQALTYGLGGWLAVTGGVSAGTVVTLALLLTRLYGPLTALSNVRVDVMSALVSFDRVFEVLDLKPGIVEKPDAVRVPRCAGRVDFRDVRFRYPSAAEISLASLEEVATLDRTVNEPVLKGVSFSVEPGQMVALVGPSGAGKSTLSMLISRIYDVSDGQVLVGGVDVRDATLASLRDEIGVVTQDSHLFHETIAENLRYAKPDATDDEIWAALAGAQVADLVRALPDGLDTTVGERGYRFSGGEKQRIAIARLLLKAPSIVILDEATAHLDSESEAAVQRALSVALAGRTALVIAHRLSTVRDADQILVLDGGRIVERGRHEELVAVGGLYAELYRTQFAVADSPTPFVDATGPEPVVMPLGTYRADEVLPPAAAN from the coding sequence ATGTCCGGCGGTGGCATGGTCGGGTGGAGCATGCTCCGGTCGATGCGCAGCCGCGACGAGGTCTCCGCCCACCGGCTCAAGCGCGGGGTGGCCCGCCGCATCGTCGCGTTCGCCCAGCCCTACCGGCGCGACATCATCGTCTTCCTGGCCACCGTGGTGTTGGCCGCCATCATCGGCGTGGCCACTCCGGTGCTCGCCGGTGACGTGATCAACGCGATCAACCGGGGCGGCACCGAGGCCGGCCGGCTCGTGGTGCGGCTGGCGCTGTTCATCGCCGCGCTGGCGGTCGCCGACGCGCTGCTGTCGCTGGCCCAACGATGGTATTCCGCCCGCATCGGCGAGGGCATCATCTTCAACCTGCGCACCCGGGTCTACGACCACGTGCAGCGGATGCCGTTGCAGTTCTTCACCCGTACCCAGACCGGCGCCCTGGTCAGCAGGCTCAACAACGACGTGCTCGGCGCCCAGCGGGCGTTCACCTCCACCCTGTCCGGTGTGGTCAGCAACGTCATCCAGTTGGTGCTCACCGCGGCGGTGATGTTCACCCTCTCCTGGCAGATCACCGCGCTCTCACTGGTGCTGCTGCCGATCTTCATCATTCCGGCGCGCCGGGTCGGTCGGCGGCTGGCGGACATCACCCGCGAGGCGTACAACCTCGACGCCAAGATGAGCGCCACCATGACCGAGCGCTTCGGGGTGGCCGGCGCGCTGCTGGTGAAGCTCTTCGGCCAGCCCGAGATCGAGGCCCGCCGGTTCGCCGACCGGGCTGAGCGGGTGCGCGACATCGGCATCCAGTCCGCGATGTACTCGCGGACGTTCTTCGTGGCGATGCTGCTGGTCGCCTCACTGGCGCAGGCGCTGACCTACGGTCTCGGTGGCTGGCTCGCGGTGACCGGCGGCGTCAGCGCCGGCACCGTGGTGACGCTCGCGCTGCTGCTCACCCGCCTGTACGGGCCGCTCACCGCGCTGTCCAACGTGCGGGTGGACGTGATGAGCGCGCTGGTCTCCTTCGACCGGGTCTTCGAGGTGCTCGACCTCAAGCCGGGCATCGTGGAGAAGCCCGACGCGGTGCGGGTGCCCCGGTGCGCCGGCCGGGTCGACTTTCGCGACGTGCGTTTCCGCTACCCGAGCGCCGCCGAGATCTCCCTCGCCTCGCTGGAGGAGGTCGCCACGCTCGACCGGACCGTCAACGAACCGGTCCTCAAGGGGGTCTCGTTCAGCGTCGAGCCGGGGCAGATGGTCGCGCTGGTCGGCCCGTCCGGGGCCGGTAAGTCGACACTGTCGATGCTCATCTCCCGGATCTACGACGTCAGCGACGGGCAGGTGCTCGTCGGCGGGGTGGACGTACGCGACGCGACACTCGCCTCCCTGCGCGACGAGATCGGTGTGGTCACTCAGGATTCGCACCTGTTCCACGAGACGATCGCCGAGAATCTTCGCTACGCCAAGCCGGACGCCACCGACGACGAGATCTGGGCCGCACTGGCCGGTGCGCAGGTGGCCGACCTGGTCCGGGCGCTGCCCGACGGTCTGGACACCACAGTGGGGGAGCGCGGCTACCGGTTCTCCGGCGGCGAGAAGCAGCGCATCGCGATCGCGCGACTGCTGCTCAAGGCCCCGTCGATCGTGATCCTCGACGAGGCGACCGCACACCTGGATTCGGAGAGCGAGGCGGCGGTGCAGCGGGCGCTGTCGGTGGCGCTGGCCGGGCGTACCGCCCTGGTGATCGCACACCGGCTCTCCACAGTGCGCGACGCCGACCAGATCCTGGTCCTCGACGGCGGCCGGATCGTCGAGCGGGGTCGGCACGAGGAGCTGGTCGCGGTCGGCGGGCTCTACGCCGAGCTGTACCGGACCCAGTTCGCGGTCGCCGACTCGCCCACCCCGTTCGTCGACGCGACCGGCCCGGAGCCGGTGGTCATGCCGCTGGGCACCTACCGCGCCGACGAGGTGCTGCCGCCCGCCGCCGCCAACTGA
- a CDS encoding TIGR04222 domain-containing membrane protein, which yields MIVHAASGDTWGISGPTFLRYYLAAAIVVVATVAYHRIRLLAAPAQTTLDPLGPQQVAYLNGGPQLAVHAALGGLRGSGAVGVRPDRRLTTVGAAPSGLTPLDQAIHWAAHRHSRVRDLPQDERVRTALQQIRNGLEQRGLLTNDTQRARARLWNQVLLALLGLGVLRLFSGLFSDRPVGYLLLTLAGLLGAALLLGRAPVRTRAGRTALRSVRREHTHLAPASAPAYATYGAAGAAMGVALYGTASLWALDPGFAEQAEIQRQALSGNGGWTDGSDGSSGGGGDSSGGDGGSSCGGGGGGGCGGGGGCGG from the coding sequence ATGATCGTCCACGCCGCTTCCGGCGATACCTGGGGCATCTCCGGCCCGACCTTCCTCCGGTACTACCTCGCGGCGGCGATCGTGGTGGTGGCGACCGTGGCGTACCACCGGATCCGCCTGCTGGCCGCCCCGGCGCAGACCACACTCGATCCACTCGGACCACAGCAGGTCGCGTACCTCAACGGTGGTCCCCAGCTCGCGGTACACGCCGCCCTGGGCGGGCTGCGCGGCAGCGGCGCCGTCGGCGTGCGCCCGGACCGCCGGCTGACCACCGTCGGTGCCGCCCCGTCCGGGCTCACCCCGCTGGACCAGGCCATCCACTGGGCCGCCCACCGGCACTCGCGCGTCCGGGACCTGCCGCAGGACGAGCGCGTACGCACCGCGCTGCAGCAGATCCGCAACGGCCTGGAGCAGCGCGGGCTGCTGACGAACGACACGCAGCGCGCCCGCGCCCGCCTCTGGAACCAGGTCCTGCTGGCCCTGCTGGGTCTCGGCGTGCTCCGGCTGTTCTCCGGCCTGTTCAGCGATCGCCCGGTGGGTTACCTGCTGCTCACCCTGGCGGGCCTCCTGGGCGCGGCCCTGCTGCTGGGCCGCGCGCCCGTCCGCACCCGGGCCGGCCGCACCGCCCTCCGCTCCGTCCGCCGCGAACACACCCACCTCGCGCCCGCCTCCGCGCCCGCTTACGCCACCTACGGAGCGGCCGGCGCGGCGATGGGCGTGGCGCTGTACGGCACCGCCTCGCTCTGGGCACTCGACCCGGGCTTCGCCGAGCAGGCCGAGATTCAGCGCCAGGCCCTCTCCGGCAACGGCGGCTGGACGGACGGCTCCGACGGATCGTCCGGTGGCGGAGGCGACAGCTCCGGTGGAGACGGCGGCAGCTCCTGCGGCGGCGGTGGAGGCGGCGGGTGCGGGGGCGGCGGCGGGTGCGGCGGATGA
- a CDS encoding ABC-F family ATP-binding cassette domain-containing protein, with translation MITATGLELRAGSRILLSDTTLRVQPGDRIGLVGRNGAGKTTTLKVLAGEGQPYGGQIDQRSAIGYLPQDPRTGDLEVTGRDRVLSARGLDVLMSQMQEVEARLAEDASDKLVRRYGALEDQFAALGGYAAEAEAARICANLGLPDRALAQTIGTLSGGQRRRIELARILFRDAGENGGGILLLDEPTNHLDADSITWLRGFLASHKGGLIVISHDGALLESVVNKVWFLDATRSVIDVYNLGWKAYLEARETDERRRRRERANAEKKAGALMAQADKMRAKATKTVAAQNMARRAEKLISGLEEVRVSDRVAKVRFPNPAPCGKTPLTATGLSKSYGSLEIFTDVNVAVDRGSRVAILGLNGAGKTTLLRMLGGLLSPDAGGVHAGHGLRLGYYAQEHETLDVERTVLENMRAAAVEQSDTDLRKILGAFLFSGDDVNKPAGVLSGGEKTRLALSTLVCSGANVLLLDEPTNNLDPVSREQVLDAIANYPGAIVLVTHDPGAVLALKPDRAILLPDGDEDAWSDDLLELVELA, from the coding sequence ATGATCACTGCCACCGGCCTGGAACTGCGTGCCGGTTCCCGGATCCTGCTGTCCGACACCACCCTGCGCGTGCAGCCCGGTGATCGGATCGGCCTGGTCGGTCGCAACGGCGCCGGCAAGACCACCACGCTGAAGGTGCTCGCCGGCGAGGGGCAGCCGTACGGCGGCCAGATCGACCAGCGCAGCGCCATCGGCTACCTCCCGCAGGACCCGCGCACCGGTGACCTGGAGGTGACCGGCCGCGACCGGGTGCTATCGGCGCGCGGCCTGGACGTGTTGATGTCCCAGATGCAGGAGGTCGAGGCCCGCCTCGCCGAGGACGCCAGCGACAAGCTGGTCCGTCGGTACGGCGCGCTGGAGGACCAGTTCGCCGCCCTCGGGGGGTACGCGGCCGAGGCTGAGGCCGCGAGGATCTGCGCCAACCTCGGCCTACCGGACCGGGCGCTCGCGCAGACCATCGGCACCCTCTCCGGTGGTCAGCGTCGGCGCATCGAGCTGGCCCGGATCCTGTTCCGCGACGCGGGCGAGAACGGCGGCGGCATCCTGCTGCTCGACGAGCCCACCAACCACCTCGACGCCGACTCGATCACCTGGCTGCGGGGCTTCCTCGCCAGCCACAAGGGCGGCCTGATCGTGATCTCCCACGACGGCGCGCTGCTGGAGTCGGTGGTCAACAAGGTCTGGTTCCTCGACGCCACCCGGTCGGTCATCGACGTGTACAACCTGGGTTGGAAGGCGTACCTGGAGGCGCGCGAAACCGACGAGCGGCGCCGCCGTCGGGAGCGGGCCAACGCGGAGAAGAAGGCCGGTGCGCTGATGGCGCAGGCCGACAAGATGCGGGCCAAGGCCACCAAGACCGTGGCCGCGCAGAACATGGCCCGTCGTGCCGAGAAGCTGATCTCGGGCTTGGAGGAGGTGCGGGTTTCCGACCGGGTGGCCAAGGTGCGTTTCCCCAATCCCGCCCCGTGCGGCAAGACCCCGCTCACGGCGACCGGCCTCTCCAAGTCGTACGGTTCGCTGGAGATCTTCACCGACGTCAACGTGGCGGTGGACCGGGGCTCCCGGGTGGCGATCCTCGGGCTCAACGGCGCCGGCAAGACGACGCTGCTGCGGATGCTCGGCGGGCTGCTCAGCCCGGACGCCGGCGGGGTGCACGCGGGGCACGGCCTGCGGCTGGGCTACTACGCCCAGGAGCACGAGACGCTGGACGTGGAGCGGACGGTGTTGGAGAACATGCGCGCCGCCGCCGTCGAGCAGTCCGACACCGACCTACGCAAGATTCTTGGCGCGTTCCTCTTCTCCGGTGACGACGTGAACAAGCCGGCCGGCGTGCTCTCCGGTGGTGAGAAGACCCGGCTGGCGCTGTCCACCCTGGTCTGTTCCGGCGCCAACGTGCTGTTGCTCGACGAGCCGACGAACAACCTCGACCCGGTCAGCCGGGAGCAGGTGCTCGACGCCATCGCCAACTACCCCGGCGCGATCGTCCTGGTCACCCACGACCCGGGTGCGGTGCTGGCGCTCAAGCCGGACCGGGCCATCCTGCTGCCCGACGGCGACGAGGACGCGTGGAGCGACGACCTGCTCGAACTGGTCGAGCTGGCCTGA
- the mug gene encoding G/U mismatch-specific DNA glycosylase — translation MTAGGVRPTRADLAAATDRTIPDVLAPGLAVLFVGINPGLWSAATGWHFARPGNRFWPALHRGGFTQRLLHPSEQDELPALGLGITNMAARASARADELSAEELLDGAAILTEKVARYRPRWVAVVGVTAYRIGFQRPKATFGPQPESLAGARLWVLPNPSGLNAHFTPVTLGLAFAELRVATELPAR, via the coding sequence GTGACGGCAGGTGGGGTCCGGCCGACCCGGGCGGACCTGGCGGCGGCCACGGACCGGACCATCCCCGACGTCCTCGCGCCGGGGCTGGCGGTGCTCTTCGTCGGCATCAATCCGGGCCTCTGGTCGGCCGCGACCGGGTGGCACTTCGCCCGGCCCGGCAACCGGTTCTGGCCCGCCCTGCACCGGGGCGGGTTCACACAGCGGTTGCTGCACCCCAGCGAACAGGACGAGTTGCCCGCGCTCGGGCTCGGCATCACCAACATGGCCGCCCGGGCCAGCGCCCGCGCGGACGAGCTGAGCGCCGAGGAACTCCTCGACGGCGCGGCGATCCTGACCGAGAAGGTGGCCCGGTACCGGCCGCGCTGGGTGGCCGTGGTGGGGGTGACCGCGTACCGGATCGGTTTTCAACGACCGAAAGCCACATTCGGGCCGCAGCCGGAGTCCCTGGCCGGCGCCCGGCTCTGGGTGCTGCCCAACCCGAGCGGCCTGAACGCGCACTTCACCCCGGTCACCCTGGGCCTGGCCTTCGCCGAGCTGCGCGTCGCGACGGAGCTACCGGCCCGCTGA
- a CDS encoding SDR family oxidoreductase — translation MDLGLTDRVYVLTGASRGLGYATAQSLVADGARVVLSARDPEAVATAAQQLGGPEHAVGLTADLTDPETPGQLVAAAQEHFGRLDGALISVGGPPAGNAAAITDEQWRLSFETVFLGTIRAVRTIAAVLPEGGAIGLVLSTSARGPVPGLGISNGLRPGLVGAAKDIADDYGPRGVRVVGLLPGRILTDRNRELFAATGDPDRARADAEATIPLRRLGDPAEFGRVAAFVLSPAASYLTGITLPVDGGALRGL, via the coding sequence ATGGATCTCGGACTGACCGACCGCGTCTACGTCCTCACCGGCGCATCTCGCGGCCTGGGTTACGCGACCGCGCAGAGCCTTGTCGCCGACGGCGCGCGGGTGGTGCTCTCGGCTCGGGACCCGGAGGCGGTGGCCACCGCCGCACAGCAGCTGGGTGGCCCGGAGCACGCCGTCGGGCTGACCGCGGACCTGACCGACCCGGAAACCCCGGGGCAGCTCGTCGCCGCCGCCCAGGAGCACTTCGGCCGGCTCGACGGCGCGCTGATCTCGGTCGGCGGCCCACCGGCCGGCAACGCCGCGGCGATCACCGACGAGCAGTGGCGGCTCTCCTTCGAAACCGTCTTCCTCGGCACCATCCGGGCGGTCCGCACGATCGCCGCCGTACTGCCCGAGGGCGGCGCGATCGGGCTGGTGCTCTCCACCTCGGCCCGCGGCCCGGTGCCCGGCCTGGGCATCTCCAACGGCCTGCGGCCCGGCCTGGTCGGCGCGGCCAAGGACATCGCCGACGACTACGGCCCGCGTGGGGTCCGGGTGGTCGGGCTGCTGCCCGGCCGGATCCTGACCGACCGCAACCGGGAACTCTTCGCCGCGACCGGCGACCCGGATCGCGCCCGCGCCGACGCGGAGGCCACCATCCCGCTGCGCCGCCTCGGCGACCCCGCCGAGTTCGGCCGTGTGGCCGCGTTCGTGCTCTCCCCCGCCGCGAGCTACCTCACCGGGATCACCCTGCCGGTGGACGGCGGCGCGCTGCGCGGCCTGTGA
- a CDS encoding enoyl-CoA hydratase/isomerase family protein, whose product MTAEATGVRLTCDGPVATVTLCRPDVLNAQTPAMWRAMSDFSRDLPGDVRVVVVRGEGRAFSAGLDLAVAGASGPGSFAELAALSEQECAERIADFQAGFTWLHRPDVVSVAAVQGHAIGAGFQLALACDLRVLSSDAKLSMAEVTLGLVPDLAGTKRLVELVGYARALEICATGRRLDAAEADRIGLATLVVPPAELDGAVRDLTAGLLSGARDAVVEIKALLAGAAGRSHADQQRAEREAQTRRLRDLAGTGE is encoded by the coding sequence GTGACCGCCGAGGCGACCGGGGTTCGGCTGACCTGCGACGGGCCGGTGGCCACGGTGACGTTGTGCCGGCCCGACGTGCTCAACGCCCAGACGCCCGCGATGTGGCGAGCGATGAGCGACTTCTCCCGTGACCTGCCCGGCGATGTGCGGGTGGTCGTGGTCCGTGGTGAGGGTCGTGCGTTCTCGGCCGGCCTCGATCTCGCGGTGGCGGGCGCCTCCGGCCCGGGGTCGTTCGCCGAGTTGGCCGCGCTGTCCGAGCAGGAGTGCGCCGAGCGCATCGCGGATTTCCAGGCCGGTTTCACCTGGCTGCACCGACCGGACGTGGTCTCCGTCGCGGCCGTGCAGGGCCACGCGATCGGCGCCGGCTTCCAGCTCGCGCTCGCCTGTGACCTGCGAGTGCTGTCCTCGGACGCGAAGTTGTCGATGGCCGAGGTGACCCTCGGCCTGGTGCCCGACCTGGCCGGCACGAAACGTCTCGTCGAGTTGGTCGGCTACGCGCGGGCGTTGGAGATCTGTGCGACCGGCCGCCGGTTGGACGCCGCCGAGGCGGACCGGATCGGGCTGGCCACCCTTGTCGTACCCCCGGCCGAGTTGGACGGCGCGGTGCGGGACCTGACCGCCGGCCTGCTCTCCGGGGCCCGCGACGCGGTGGTGGAGATCAAGGCGTTGCTCGCCGGCGCGGCCGGGCGGTCGCACGCCGACCAGCAGCGCGCCGAGCGGGAGGCGCAGACCCGTCGGCTGCGTGACCTCGCCGGCACTGGAGAATAG